The DNA segment ATGAAGGCAAAAATGACTAACCCCAGCCCTAGCACCGTAGCGAACAAAATACCTAGTTGCTTGGGAGTCAGGGGCATTACCGCCAACAGGTTGGCTCTAATGGGTTGAGCAGACTGACGATCGCCCACAATCCCCAACCGAGAGCGATAATCTAGCACCATCATGGGCAGAGCAATAGCAATAAACACCAGCAGTGCTGGTGCAAACATTAAAGTTTGACTCAAGGTTGCCGCTACCCCTAGCAAGATAAGGCCAATAACCATGGAATAGCCCAAATCTTTGCGTCGGGGCAAGTCGAAGCTGTGCAACACTTGCAGTTGAATCAATAGTTGCGCCAGGGCTAGTCGGGTATCGTTCAATGTACCGAGTAGGCGACTAAAGAAGAAAAACAGGGACAGCAACATCCCAATCGCCAACAGAAATTTGACTGGAATATTGCGTCGTCGTCGAGTTCGCCAACTCCATGCTGCTCCAGCAATGCTGATGGGAATTGCCCAGTAGCTTGTTATCTGCCATGCAGCAGTGACATCAAGAGCTGCCATGTCCGTAGCAATGATGCCAACCACCACCAATGCCTGCACTAAAATTCGCAGAGCAACAGAATCTTCGATATCAGCACGATGAGGTAACCCTGATGGCGGTTGTGCTTGAAGAGAAGACCTAGCGGTCGAGGAAATCGACTGCATATCAGAGGCATTAGTCATGGCGGTTAGCGACGCAACGTTGACGAAATCGCTCCTAGTCTAACCAACCTTGTCACTACTTGCCCAACTAGGCACGATCACCAACCTGTGCCTTAGGATGCAGCACTTGGACACACTGCAAACACGAGTGGTTGTTGCTCATCGCCCTGAAGGTAAATTTCCAGCGGACAAATCTGATTTGGCTTTAAATCCAACAACTCTACACTAAGTGCACCAGCATCTAACCGCGAGGCTTGCGCTTCCATATCACCCGATCGCAGCACCAAGCTAGCTGCACAAGGCACATGACCGCGCACCCGGAGTTCACCACCACTTTGCGCCTGATAGTTCATAGCTAGCATCAACGGCCCTGCCTCAGTTAGCCATTGACGTTCAGCCGTTGGCTGAGCAGCAGACACCTTAACCGTCAACATATCCAACACTTCCTTGGCCGCCAGCATTGACAGCACCACCTTCTGGTCAGATGACGCTGCTTCGTAGCTTGTGGGTAAATCATTTGCAGTCAACGCTGCTGAACGAGAAGCTCCCAGCAGCACTACCCCCGCTAAGGAGTTGAAATCTTGATTGCTCTCAGGAAACAATGACTCAACCACCTGGACTAACTTAGCGCCCTCCAACAGCGATTGCTGAACAACTCGGCGACATTGCCCAAACAATTTAGCCAATACTGGCTCAGGCAAGGATATTGGCAACTTCAGGCTACGTAGTTGAGCCATCCATGAACCTTGGGCCAGTCCACTAACTACAGCTTCGGCCTGTTCGTACTCATAGTCACCCACTTCACTTTCCCAGGGGAATAGCGGTGGATTCTGTTGAATCTCGGCTTGGAGCCGACGCTTTAATATGGCATGGAATCGATCTTGCACAGTACCTATTTCTCCCGAATGAACTAGTCGAACCCCTGAGTGCGGAGAGAAGTTTACTGATTCACGGAGGACAGGCTCGATGGAAGATAACTCCTCCGATACGAGTGGATCCAGATCGTCGATTGGTAAACCTACGTGCTTCAGCTTACTCGATCTTGGATATCCAGTCACCTGTTCCTTAGTCATCGATTGATCATGACAATCACAATCGGCTGGCATCACTCCGTGGCGGTGAGATCTTTCCCTGATTGGAACTAGCTTGCTTAACACAGTCATGTCAAGCAGCCAGTTAATTAACTCTCCTTCGGATCGCTGATTATCCATCA comes from the Cyanobacteriota bacterium genome and includes:
- a CDS encoding PatU, with the translated sequence MQDRFHAILKRRLQAEIQQNPPLFPWESEVGDYEYEQAEAVVSGLAQGSWMAQLRSLKLPISLPEPVLAKLFGQCRRVVQQSLLEGAKLVQVVESLFPESNQDFNSLAGVVLLGASRSAALTANDLPTSYEAASSDQKVVLSMLAAKEVLDMLTVKVSAAQPTAERQWLTEAGPLMLAMNYQAQSGGELRVRGHVPCAASLVLRSGDMEAQASRLDAGALSVELLDLKPNQICPLEIYLQGDEQQPLVFAVCPSAAS